A region from the Linepithema humile isolate Giens D197 chromosome 1, Lhum_UNIL_v1.0, whole genome shotgun sequence genome encodes:
- the aspr gene encoding neurogenic locus notch homolog protein 2, whose protein sequence is MHHSRIAVLVLPLLVAAINGSRYIQSRVITSGSCDSYTCGTNARCTISEGRPVCSCLNLHMGDPLAQCVRVECLINDDCAYNRVCTNNRCVDPCVGLCGINANCLTRSHIGTCECLPGHVGDPFSGCHVADPQAACKPSPCGENTQCEVINEVPVCTCVPGYRGSPLAGCRHECESDSECPQHLACSSSYKCENPCKCGHNAECQVVNHRASCTCPKTWLGNPYVSCQPECTAHSDCPAGKPACLYQKCVNPCDGVCGVNADCNLRGITPVCSCPKHMTGNPFVSCRPFEPRDLCEPNPCGAQAICTPGHDNAGRERPVCTCPTGYIGSALTSCQRGECFTDSDCPDNRACIDFTCRNPCTGRECGPNATCTPRRHIAVCTCPEGTRGDALYTCNPIESKSVYNYGRAYRYRY, encoded by the exons ATGCATCACTCGCGAATCGCAGTCTTGGTCCTGCCTCTACTCGTCGCAGCGATCAACGGCAGTCGATATATTCAATCGCGAGTAATCACGTCTG GCAGTTGCGACAGCTACACATGTGGAACCAACGCGAGATGTACGATAAGCGAAGGACGGCCGGTGTGCTCCTGTCTAAACTTGCACATGGGAGATCCGCTTGCGCAATGCGTGCGAGTCGAATGCCTAA TTAACGACGATTGCGCGTACAATAGAGTATGCACGAATAACAGGTGTGTCGATCCCTGCGTGGGTCTATGCGGCATAAACGCAAATTGTCTGACCAGGAGTCACATAGGTACCTGCGAGTGTTTGCCAGGACACGTTGGCGATCCGTTCTCGGGTTGCCATGTCGCCGATCCTC AAGCTGCCTGCAAGCCGAGTCCGTGCGGCGAGAACACTCAGTGCGAAGTGATCAACGAGGTGCCGGTCTGCACTTGTGTGCCGGGTTATCGAGGCTCGCCTTTGGCAGGGTGTCGTCACGAGTGCGAGAGCGACAGCGAGTGTCCGCAGCACCTCGCATGCTCGTCGTCGTACAAATGCGAGAATCCCTGCAAATGCGGACACAATGCAGAGTGCCAAGTTGTCAATCATCGAGCGAGCTGCACTTGCCCGAAG ACGTGGCTGGGAAATCCGTACGTCTCGTGCCAACCGGAGTGCACCGCCCACTCGGATTGCCCGGCGGGCAAACCCGCCTGCCTGTATCAGAAATGCGTGAATCCGTGCGACGGCGTTTGCGGAGTGAACGCCGATTGCAACCTACGCGGCATCACTCCCGTGTGTAGCTGCCCGAAGCACATGACCGGTAATCCCTTCGTTAGCTGCAGGCCCTTCGAGCCGC GCGATCTCTGCGAGCCGAACCCCTGCGGCGCGCAAGCAATTTGCACGCCGGGCCACGACAACGCCGGAAGGGAGAGGCCAGTGTGCACTTGTCCCACCGGCTATATCGGCAGCGCATTAACGAGCTGTCAGCGCGGCGAGTGCTTCACCGACAGCGATTGCCCGGACAATCGGGCGTGCATCGATTTTACATGCAGGAACCCGTGCACCGGCCGTGAGTGCGGCCCGAACGCTACGTGTACACCCCGACGTCACATCGCAGTTTGCACATGCCCGGAGGGAACTCGCGGTGACGCCCTGTACACCTGTAATCCAATCGAAAGTAAATCGGTGTACAATTACGGCCGCGCCTACCGTTACCGCTACTAG